The following proteins are encoded in a genomic region of Acidobacteriota bacterium:
- the tyrS gene encoding tyrosine--tRNA ligase yields the protein MADFKPVDEQLEYLRKGAAEIIREQDLRAKLEASRKTGKPLRAKAGFDPTAPDLHLGHTVLIRKLKHFQDLGHTVVFIIGDFTGMIGDPTGRNTTRPPLSRDEIEKNAETYKAQMFKVLDPKRTEVRFNREWLGKLTGDEWIRLAAKVTVSQMLEREDFHKRFQEEKPIAVHELLYPLAQGYDSVAVYADVELGGTDQKFNLLIGRELQRHYAQPPQVVLTMPLLEGTDGVQKMSKSYGNYIGITEAPLEMYGKVMSISDDLMWRYYELLTDMPAKEIEYQKQQVKAGKAHPMKLKQNLARLIVTDFHSADAAEKAATDWSKQFQKDETPENVEEVLVSYNEIAGKDGGTIKLDKLVARCGMADSASDAQRKIKQGAVRVDGEVRKEPALAVKVPATLTLRVGRLLKKVAIS from the coding sequence GTGGCTGATTTCAAACCTGTCGACGAGCAGCTCGAATACCTGCGCAAGGGCGCGGCGGAGATCATCCGCGAGCAAGACCTGCGCGCGAAGCTCGAAGCGTCGCGCAAGACGGGGAAGCCGCTGCGCGCCAAGGCCGGCTTCGATCCCACCGCGCCTGACCTCCATCTCGGCCACACCGTCCTGATCCGCAAGCTGAAACACTTTCAGGATCTCGGACACACCGTCGTGTTCATCATCGGCGACTTTACCGGGATGATCGGGGACCCGACCGGACGCAACACCACGCGGCCGCCCCTCTCGCGCGACGAGATCGAGAAGAACGCCGAGACCTACAAGGCACAGATGTTCAAAGTGCTCGACCCCAAGCGCACCGAGGTCCGCTTCAACCGCGAGTGGCTGGGCAAGCTGACCGGCGACGAATGGATCCGCCTCGCCGCCAAGGTCACCGTCTCACAGATGCTCGAACGCGAGGACTTCCACAAGCGCTTCCAGGAAGAGAAGCCCATCGCCGTCCATGAGCTGCTCTATCCGCTGGCGCAGGGCTACGACTCGGTCGCCGTCTATGCGGACGTCGAACTCGGCGGCACCGATCAGAAATTCAATCTTTTGATCGGGCGCGAGCTGCAGCGCCACTATGCACAGCCGCCGCAGGTCGTGCTGACCATGCCGCTGCTCGAAGGTACTGACGGCGTGCAGAAGATGTCGAAATCTTACGGCAACTACATCGGCATCACGGAAGCGCCGCTCGAGATGTACGGGAAAGTGATGTCGATCTCAGACGACCTGATGTGGCGTTACTACGAGCTGCTCACCGACATGCCGGCGAAAGAGATCGAATACCAGAAGCAGCAGGTGAAGGCGGGCAAGGCGCATCCGATGAAGCTGAAGCAGAACCTCGCGCGACTGATCGTGACCGACTTCCACTCCGCTGACGCCGCCGAGAAGGCCGCCACCGACTGGTCGAAACAGTTCCAGAAGGACGAGACGCCGGAGAATGTGGAAGAGGTCTTGGTCTCGTATAACGAGATCGCGGGGAAAGATGGCGGCACGATCAAGCTCGACAAACTGGTCGCGCGCTGTGGCATGGCCGACTCGGCTTCCGACGCGCAACGCAAGATCAAGCAGGGAGCGGTCCGCGTGGACGGCGAAGTGCGGAAGGAACCCGCGCTGGCGGTCAAGGTGCCGGCCACGCTCACACTGCGCGTCGGGCGTTTGCTCAAGAAGGTCGCCATCTCCTGA
- the ctaD gene encoding cytochrome c oxidase subunit I — protein MTERHEHVNYLNAHYGIRSWLLTTDHKRIALLYLFSITFFFFIGGAMAVLFRLELLTPQSDLVTLDTYNKLFTLHGIVMVFFFLIPSIPAVLGNFLVPLMIGAKDLAFPRINLLSWYLYVIGGVITIFSIVSGGVDTGWTFYTPLSTGFLNTHVIAAAVGVFVSGFSSILTGLNFIVTVHRMRAPGLTWFRLPLFIWSLYATSIIQVLGTPVIAITLLLVAAERLFHVGVFDPNLGGDPVLFQHMFWFYSHPAVYIMILPGMGVISEVVACFSRKRVFGYSFVAFSSIAIAIFGFLVWGHHMFTAGMSVYSAMIFSFLSFVVAIPSAVKVFNWTATMYKGSISYHTPMLYAFGFIGLFTIGGLTGLFLAALGIDVHVTDTYFVVAHFHYIMVGGMVMAYLGGMHFWWPKISGRMYPEGWAKLSALIIFVGFNLTFFPQFILGYMGMPRRYGAYAEEFQVLNVMSSAGASILGVGYLLPMIYFTWSMRYGQRAGDNPFGATGLEWQTQSPPLTDNFEHPPIVHTEAYDYEHQEETHVAG, from the coding sequence ATGACCGAGCGCCACGAACACGTGAACTATCTGAACGCGCACTACGGCATCCGCTCGTGGCTGCTCACGACGGACCACAAGCGCATCGCGCTGCTGTACCTGTTCAGCATCACGTTCTTCTTTTTCATCGGCGGCGCCATGGCGGTGCTCTTCCGCCTGGAGCTGCTCACGCCGCAGAGCGACCTGGTGACGCTCGATACCTACAACAAGCTCTTCACCCTGCACGGCATCGTGATGGTGTTCTTCTTCTTGATCCCATCGATCCCGGCGGTGCTGGGGAATTTTCTAGTGCCGCTGATGATCGGCGCGAAGGACCTGGCCTTCCCGCGGATCAACCTGCTGAGCTGGTACCTGTACGTCATCGGCGGGGTGATCACGATTTTCTCGATCGTCTCCGGCGGCGTGGACACCGGTTGGACGTTCTACACGCCGCTCTCCACCGGCTTCCTCAATACGCACGTGATCGCGGCGGCGGTCGGCGTCTTCGTTTCGGGGTTCTCTTCCATCCTCACGGGACTGAATTTCATCGTGACCGTGCATCGCATGCGCGCGCCCGGACTCACGTGGTTCCGGCTGCCGCTGTTCATCTGGTCGCTGTACGCGACCAGCATCATCCAGGTGCTGGGAACGCCGGTCATCGCGATCACGCTGCTGCTGGTCGCAGCCGAGCGGTTGTTCCACGTCGGAGTGTTCGATCCGAACCTGGGCGGCGATCCGGTGTTGTTCCAGCACATGTTCTGGTTCTACTCGCACCCGGCGGTGTACATCATGATCCTGCCGGGGATGGGCGTGATCAGCGAGGTCGTGGCCTGCTTTTCGCGCAAGCGCGTGTTCGGCTACAGCTTTGTCGCGTTCTCGTCGATCGCTATCGCCATCTTCGGCTTCCTGGTCTGGGGACACCATATGTTCACCGCCGGCATGAGCGTGTACTCGGCGATGATCTTCTCGTTCCTCAGCTTCGTGGTGGCCATCCCGTCGGCGGTGAAGGTGTTCAACTGGACGGCGACGATGTACAAGGGCTCGATCAGTTACCACACCCCGATGCTCTACGCCTTCGGCTTTATCGGACTGTTCACCATCGGCGGCCTGACCGGGTTGTTCCTGGCGGCGCTCGGCATCGACGTACACGTCACCGACACCTACTTCGTCGTCGCGCATTTCCACTACATCATGGTGGGCGGCATGGTGATGGCTTACCTCGGCGGCATGCATTTCTGGTGGCCGAAGATCTCGGGACGGATGTATCCGGAAGGCTGGGCGAAACTTTCCGCGCTCATCATCTTCGTGGGCTTCAACCTCACGTTCTTCCCGCAGTTCATCCTCGGATACATGGGGATGCCGCGCCGTTACGGCGCCTACGCGGAAGAGTTTCAGGTGCTGAACGTGATGTCGAGCGCGGGCGCGTCCATTCTCGGCGTGGGCTACCTGCTGCCGATGATCTACTTCACCTGGTCGATGCGCTACGGACAGCGCGCCGGCGACAATCCGTTCGGCGCCACCGGACTGGAGTGGCAGACGCAGTCGCCGCCGCTCACGGATAACTTCGAGCATCCGCCCATCGTGCACACCGAGGCCTACGACTACGAGCACCAGGAGGAGACGCACGTTGCCGGATAA
- the nrfD gene encoding polysulfide reductase NrfD, producing the protein MAGKPPVIMPGHTFASVSDKIGSIVLTRKTSMGWVLGFGIAFLVAMMLMTALSYLVLRGIGIWGNNIPVGWAWDITNFVWWIGIGHAGTLISAILLLLKQGWRTSINRFAEAMTLFAVACAGIFPMMHTGRPWLAYWLFPYPNTMGVWPQFRSPLMWDVFAVSTYATVSALFWFVGLIPDLATLRDRSTNRVSQVIYGMLAMGWRGSARHWHRYETAYLLLAGLATPLVVSVHTIVSFDFAVSVVPGWHTTIFPPYFVAGAIYSGFAMVLTLAIPIRAIYGLQDFITMRHLHNMAKIMLATGLIVAYGYMIEAFIAWYSGNEFEMFMILNRLTGPYAHFYWSLLACNVVLPQMLWIGRVRNSPIGLWVVAIIVNIGMWLERFIIIATSLHRDYLPSSWGMFHPTRWDIMTFVGTIGLFLALLFLFVRFLPMISIFEMRTILPQAEVEE; encoded by the coding sequence ATGGCGGGCAAGCCCCCCGTCATCATGCCCGGGCACACCTTCGCTTCGGTCTCGGACAAGATCGGCTCCATCGTGCTCACCCGCAAGACGTCGATGGGATGGGTGCTCGGCTTCGGCATCGCCTTCCTGGTCGCCATGATGCTGATGACCGCGCTCAGCTACCTGGTGCTGCGCGGCATTGGCATCTGGGGCAACAATATTCCCGTCGGATGGGCGTGGGACATCACCAACTTCGTGTGGTGGATCGGCATCGGACACGCGGGCACGCTCATTTCCGCCATCCTGCTGCTGCTGAAACAAGGATGGCGCACCTCGATCAATCGCTTCGCCGAAGCGATGACGCTATTCGCGGTCGCCTGCGCCGGCATTTTCCCGATGATGCATACCGGGCGTCCGTGGCTGGCGTACTGGCTCTTTCCGTATCCCAACACCATGGGCGTGTGGCCACAGTTCCGCTCGCCGCTGATGTGGGACGTCTTCGCCGTCTCGACCTACGCCACTGTTTCCGCGCTGTTCTGGTTCGTGGGATTGATCCCCGACCTCGCCACGCTGCGTGACCGCTCGACCAACCGAGTGTCGCAAGTCATCTACGGCATGCTGGCGATGGGATGGCGCGGCTCCGCGCGCCACTGGCATCGTTACGAGACGGCATATCTCTTGCTCGCCGGACTCGCCACACCACTGGTCGTTTCCGTGCATACCATCGTGAGTTTCGACTTCGCGGTGTCGGTGGTGCCGGGCTGGCACACGACCATCTTTCCGCCCTACTTCGTTGCGGGCGCGATCTATTCCGGATTTGCGATGGTGCTGACGCTGGCCATCCCTATCCGCGCCATCTACGGACTCCAAGACTTCATCACCATGCGCCATCTGCACAACATGGCGAAGATCATGCTCGCCACCGGATTGATCGTTGCATACGGCTACATGATCGAAGCGTTCATTGCCTGGTACAGCGGCAACGAGTTCGAGATGTTCATGATCCTGAACCGCTTGACCGGACCCTACGCGCACTTCTACTGGTCGCTGCTCGCCTGCAACGTGGTGCTGCCGCAGATGCTGTGGATAGGCCGCGTGCGCAACAGCCCGATAGGCCTGTGGGTGGTCGCCATCATCGTGAACATCGGCATGTGGCTGGAGCGCTTCATCATCATCGCGACCAGCCTGCATCGCGACTACCTGCCGTCGTCGTGGGGCATGTTCCATCCCACGAGGTGGGACATCATGACGTTCGTGGGGACCATCGGATTATTCCTCGCGCTGCTCTTCCTGTTCGTCCGCTTCCTGCCGATGATCTCGATCTTCGAGATGCGCACCATCCTGCCGCAAGCGGAGGTGGAAGAATGA
- a CDS encoding DUF3341 domain-containing protein, translating to MKPPKRHAVYGVIAEFATPTDVVQAARKAHEAGYRKMDAYSPFAIEELSEAIGFHNTRLPLIVLIGGIIGCVGGMYMQYWMAAIDYPQNVGGRPLFSWPSFIPITFECTVLAAAASAVFGMLALNGLPMPYHPVFNVSRFAMASRDHFFLVIESTDPKFERHQTADFLLHMEGVNAVEEVPH from the coding sequence ATGAAGCCTCCGAAGCGGCACGCGGTCTATGGGGTCATCGCCGAGTTCGCCACGCCCACCGACGTGGTGCAGGCGGCGCGCAAAGCGCACGAAGCCGGGTATCGCAAGATGGACGCTTACTCGCCCTTTGCCATCGAAGAGCTGAGCGAGGCCATCGGATTCCACAACACGCGCCTGCCACTCATCGTGCTCATTGGCGGGATCATCGGGTGCGTGGGCGGCATGTACATGCAGTACTGGATGGCCGCCATCGACTATCCGCAGAACGTTGGTGGCAGGCCGCTGTTCAGCTGGCCATCTTTTATTCCCATCACCTTCGAATGCACGGTGCTGGCGGCAGCGGCCTCAGCGGTGTTTGGCATGCTCGCGCTCAACGGCCTGCCCATGCCGTATCACCCGGTGTTCAACGTGAGCCGCTTCGCCATGGCCAGCAGAGATCACTTCTTCCTGGTCATCGAGTCCACCGATCCGAAGTTCGAGCGGCACCAGACGGCCGACTTCCTGCTGCACATGGAAGGCGTGAATGCGGTGGAGGAGGTGCCGCACTGA
- the purN gene encoding phosphoribosylglycinamide formyltransferase, whose product MPDNKKLGILLSGRGSNFVAIADSITAGRIANAEIAIVISNRAEAPGVATARDRKLDARVIPSKGKTREQHDAEVIAALREKQVDLICLAGYMRLLSPEFIRAFPHRILNIHPSLLPAFPGLDAQQQAFDHGVKVSGCTVHFVDEHLDHGAIIVQKSVAVLESDDAHALADRILEQEHKAYSEAINIVLGGNYEIVGRRVVVKGSASTPQRA is encoded by the coding sequence ATGCCCGACAATAAAAAACTCGGGATCCTGCTCAGCGGACGCGGCTCGAACTTCGTCGCCATCGCCGATTCCATCACGGCCGGCCGCATCGCGAACGCAGAGATCGCCATCGTGATCTCGAATCGCGCCGAAGCGCCCGGCGTCGCCACCGCACGCGACCGGAAGCTGGACGCCCGCGTCATCCCCTCGAAGGGCAAGACGCGCGAGCAGCACGACGCGGAAGTCATTGCCGCGCTGCGCGAGAAGCAGGTCGACCTCATCTGCCTGGCCGGCTATATGCGGCTGCTCTCGCCCGAGTTCATCCGCGCGTTCCCACACCGCATCCTTAATATCCACCCGTCGTTGCTGCCCGCATTTCCAGGGCTCGACGCGCAGCAGCAGGCCTTCGACCACGGCGTGAAGGTATCCGGCTGCACCGTGCATTTCGTGGACGAGCACCTCGACCACGGCGCCATCATCGTGCAGAAGAGCGTCGCGGTGCTCGAGTCCGACGACGCCCATGCGCTCGCCGACCGCATCCTCGAGCAGGAACACAAGGCCTACAGCGAGGCCATCAACATCGTCCTCGGCGGGAATTACGAGATCGTTGGACGCCGCGTGGTGGTGAAGGGCTCCGCGTCAACGCCGCAGCGGGCGTAG
- a CDS encoding MGMT family protein, producing the protein MFRRIEATIRKIPKGKVSTYGDVAYAAGFPGAARQVAWALHGSRGLPWQRVVGAGGRILLPSEVGFEQRMRLQGEGVQFAGLRVRMELHRHSWFKRKPKRKPKKRPARRRR; encoded by the coding sequence ATGTTTCGCCGCATTGAAGCTACGATCCGCAAGATCCCCAAAGGCAAGGTCTCCACCTACGGCGACGTCGCCTACGCCGCCGGATTTCCCGGCGCCGCGCGCCAGGTCGCGTGGGCGCTGCACGGCTCGCGCGGACTTCCCTGGCAGCGCGTGGTCGGCGCCGGCGGACGCATCCTTCTTCCCAGCGAAGTTGGCTTCGAACAGCGCATGCGCTTGCAGGGCGAAGGCGTGCAGTTCGCGGGACTCCGTGTCCGCATGGAGCTGCACCGGCATAGCTGGTTCAAGAGAAAGCCTAAGCGCAAGCCGAAGAAGCGGCCCGCGCGGCGGCGGCGCTGA
- a CDS encoding diacylglycerol kinase family lipid kinase yields the protein MRAAAIFGPAASKKDLAAFHAAGVEFGDAETIAGSDAALIFGGDGTVHRFLAELLEHKVPLLAVPTGSGNDFYREIGTGTRALATEAWRGFLAGKPPRAIDLGVITDAQGARIVYCCVAGLGLDSDANLRANAMPSWLKRHGGYVVAGLQSVFAYKPQRVRVTALGPTGDDNTIDARATMVAIGNAPAYGDGLHITPRAVFDDGKLDVCFVRALSKSRILRVFPRIFRGTHLELKEVEYFQTGQLRIETETPMRIHADGEHACYTPVEISVLPKALQVILP from the coding sequence GTGCGCGCCGCCGCCATCTTCGGTCCGGCTGCGTCCAAGAAAGACCTCGCGGCGTTCCATGCCGCGGGCGTCGAGTTCGGTGACGCTGAGACGATCGCAGGCAGCGACGCTGCGCTTATCTTCGGTGGCGACGGCACCGTGCATCGTTTCCTGGCCGAGCTGCTCGAGCACAAGGTTCCGCTGCTGGCCGTCCCGACCGGGAGTGGCAATGACTTTTATCGCGAGATCGGCACGGGAACGCGCGCGCTCGCGACCGAGGCTTGGCGAGGATTCCTCGCCGGAAAACCACCGCGTGCCATCGATCTTGGGGTCATCACCGACGCGCAGGGTGCACGCATCGTCTACTGCTGCGTCGCGGGACTAGGCCTCGATTCCGACGCCAACCTGCGTGCCAACGCCATGCCGAGCTGGCTCAAACGTCACGGTGGATACGTGGTCGCGGGATTGCAGAGTGTTTTCGCGTATAAGCCGCAGCGCGTTCGCGTGACGGCGCTGGGTCCGACTGGTGATGACAACACGATCGACGCTCGGGCGACGATGGTCGCCATCGGCAATGCGCCTGCCTATGGCGATGGCCTGCACATCACGCCGCGCGCCGTATTCGACGATGGCAAGCTCGACGTATGTTTCGTCCGCGCACTCTCAAAATCAAGGATACTGCGCGTCTTCCCCCGGATCTTTCGCGGGACGCACCTCGAACTGAAGGAAGTGGAGTACTTCCAGACCGGCCAGCTGCGCATCGAGACGGAGACGCCGATGCGCATCCACGCCGATGGCGAGCACGCGTGTTACACGCCGGTGGAGATCAGTGTCCTGCCGAAGGCGTTGCAGGTGATATTGCCGTGA
- the coxB gene encoding cytochrome c oxidase subunit II, whose product MPDFLKNLPFMPEQASTMASQVDLLFLFILSVLVFFSSAIAITIIVFAVRYRRSTHRRAEQIEGSLALEIGWTVIPLGIALIMFVWGAVIFFGMNRPPAQSMEIYGVGKQWMWKFEHLDGQREINQLHVPVGRDVKVILASQDVIHSFYVPAFRIKSDVIPGRYSYAWFRATKVGRYHLFCAEYCGTMHSGMIGEVVVMEPADYEQWLAGGPTEGSLAQNGEKLFQQLACNTCHRADSGARGPNLVGLFGSTVTLQDGRKVIADENYVRESILNPQAKVVQGFQPIMPTFQGQVSEEGLLQLVEYVKAMKGQSAMPADNREPGAASPKEVNVPKAKVPKQ is encoded by the coding sequence ATGCCTGACTTCCTCAAGAACCTGCCGTTCATGCCGGAACAGGCCTCCACCATGGCGAGCCAGGTGGACTTGCTGTTCCTGTTCATCTTGTCGGTGCTGGTGTTTTTCTCTTCCGCCATCGCGATCACCATCATCGTGTTCGCAGTGCGCTATCGCCGCTCCACGCACCGCAGGGCGGAGCAGATCGAAGGCAGCCTCGCGCTCGAGATCGGATGGACGGTGATCCCGCTGGGCATCGCGCTGATCATGTTCGTGTGGGGCGCGGTGATCTTCTTCGGCATGAACCGTCCACCGGCGCAGTCGATGGAGATCTACGGCGTGGGCAAGCAGTGGATGTGGAAGTTCGAGCATCTTGACGGACAACGCGAGATCAACCAGCTGCATGTACCGGTGGGACGCGACGTGAAGGTCATCCTCGCCTCGCAGGATGTGATCCATTCCTTCTACGTTCCCGCGTTCCGCATCAAGTCCGACGTGATCCCCGGACGCTACAGCTACGCGTGGTTCCGCGCGACCAAGGTCGGGCGCTATCACCTGTTCTGCGCGGAGTATTGCGGCACCATGCACTCCGGGATGATCGGGGAAGTGGTGGTGATGGAGCCTGCCGACTACGAACAGTGGCTGGCGGGCGGTCCGACGGAAGGCTCGCTCGCGCAGAATGGCGAGAAGCTCTTCCAACAGCTTGCCTGCAACACCTGCCATCGCGCGGACTCTGGCGCGCGCGGTCCGAACCTGGTGGGGCTGTTCGGCTCTACCGTCACTCTGCAAGACGGACGCAAAGTGATCGCCGACGAGAATTACGTTCGCGAATCCATCCTCAACCCGCAGGCAAAAGTGGTGCAGGGATTCCAGCCCATCATGCCGACGTTCCAGGGACAAGTCTCGGAAGAAGGGCTGCTGCAACTGGTGGAGTACGTGAAGGCGATGAAGGGCCAATCCGCGATGCCGGCTGATAATCGCGAACCGGGCGCGGCTTCGCCGAAAGAGGTGAACGTGCCGAAGGCCAAGGTGCCCAAGCAATGA
- a CDS encoding cytochrome c oxidase subunit 3 family protein — protein sequence MPDNVHNAVAGAAHPHHPALQHHFDDMEQQREASSLGMWVFLVTEIMFFGGLFLAYLVYRTTYPEAFAAGSATLNVKLGAINTAVLIGSSFTMVLAVWASQVGRTKLIPLFLLLTMALGIIFLGIKSVEYYEKWETHHVPGQYFQFHERVPGTNVEVDPRHAQIFFFLYFGMTGMHATHMIIGLGLMTWLLIGAWKGKYGPEYHTPIEIGGLYWHFVDIVWIFLFPLLYLIAHRHTG from the coding sequence TTGCCGGATAACGTTCACAATGCGGTCGCAGGCGCGGCGCATCCGCATCACCCCGCGCTGCAGCACCACTTCGACGACATGGAGCAGCAGCGTGAAGCGTCGTCGCTCGGCATGTGGGTGTTCCTCGTCACCGAGATCATGTTCTTCGGCGGCCTGTTCCTGGCGTATCTGGTGTACCGCACCACGTATCCGGAAGCCTTCGCCGCGGGCAGCGCCACGCTCAACGTAAAGCTTGGCGCAATCAACACCGCCGTGCTCATCGGCTCGTCGTTCACCATGGTGCTGGCGGTGTGGGCGTCGCAGGTTGGCCGGACGAAGCTCATCCCGCTGTTCCTCCTGCTGACCATGGCGCTCGGCATCATCTTCCTCGGCATCAAGAGCGTGGAGTATTACGAGAAGTGGGAGACGCATCACGTCCCCGGCCAGTACTTCCAGTTCCACGAGAGAGTCCCGGGGACGAATGTGGAAGTCGATCCGCGCCACGCACAGATATTCTTCTTTCTCTATTTCGGCATGACCGGCATGCACGCCACGCACATGATCATCGGCCTGGGACTGATGACCTGGCTGCTCATCGGCGCATGGAAAGGGAAGTACGGCCCGGAGTACCACACGCCCATCGAGATCGGCGGCCTCTACTGGCACTTCGTCGACATTGTGTGGATCTTTCTTTTCCCGCTGTTGTACCTGATCGCGCATCGCCACACCGGGTAG
- a CDS encoding cytochrome C oxidase subunit IV family protein gives MSEHIVPIKTYVMVFLALMAGTAITVWVSLVDLTWFPGANLVIALIIASIKATLVILFFMHARYSPRLTWAVVIAGLFWLGLMMVGVMNDYAFRGWLTYPSQ, from the coding sequence ATGTCCGAGCATATTGTCCCGATCAAGACATACGTGATGGTCTTCCTCGCCCTGATGGCAGGCACGGCGATCACGGTGTGGGTCTCGCTCGTGGATCTCACCTGGTTCCCCGGCGCGAACTTGGTCATCGCGCTGATCATCGCCTCGATCAAGGCCACGCTCGTCATCCTTTTCTTTATGCACGCGCGCTACTCGCCACGGCTGACCTGGGCGGTCGTCATCGCGGGGCTCTTCTGGCTGGGATTGATGATGGTCGGAGTGATGAACGATTACGCCTTCCGCGGCTGGCTGACGTATCCCAGCCAGTAG
- a CDS encoding cytochrome c, whose product MRLRWAQSVAAILLASMVAGCRQDMHDQPKYIPMRASDFYPDKRSERPYVEGTVPAGEFQDGSPLYTGMVGEAPIDYFPMAITAADMKRGQQRYGIFCAPCHGSIGDGNGMIVQRGYRPPPSFHIDRLRTSPPGHYFDVITHGFGAMPDAVAQVSPQDRWRIIAYIRALQLSQHASVNDVPAAQRGKIKKLSDVGGEVQQTPVPRTAGPHETEVPR is encoded by the coding sequence ATGCGCCTGCGCTGGGCACAATCCGTTGCGGCGATCTTGCTTGCGTCCATGGTCGCTGGTTGCCGGCAGGACATGCACGACCAGCCGAAGTACATTCCCATGCGCGCGAGCGATTTCTATCCGGATAAACGCTCGGAGCGCCCGTACGTGGAAGGCACCGTGCCCGCGGGGGAATTCCAGGATGGGTCGCCGCTTTACACCGGGATGGTGGGCGAGGCGCCCATCGACTATTTCCCGATGGCCATCACCGCGGCTGACATGAAGCGCGGGCAGCAGCGCTACGGCATCTTTTGTGCGCCGTGCCACGGCAGCATCGGCGACGGCAACGGCATGATCGTGCAGCGCGGGTACCGCCCGCCACCGTCATTCCACATCGACCGCCTGCGCACCTCGCCGCCGGGACATTACTTTGACGTGATCACGCACGGCTTCGGCGCCATGCCCGATGCCGTAGCGCAGGTTTCGCCGCAAGACCGCTGGCGCATCATCGCTTACATCCGCGCGCTGCAGTTGAGCCAGCACGCGAGCGTGAATGACGTGCCGGCGGCGCAGCGCGGAAAGATCAAGAAACTTTCCGACGTCGGGGGAGAAGTGCAACAGACACCGGTGCCGAGGACCGCCGGACCGCACGAGACGGAGGTGCCGCGATGA
- a CDS encoding SCO family protein: MSANPIRRLAAAQIVLLVMSVLALVHAAAAQVPAPREFAPTANTRPKILEQARIEQRLGQQLPLDATFRDETGRTVKLGDYFGKRPVVLAFVYFQCPMLCSQVLNGLTGALAAMKFTAGQEFDVVAISFDPRDTPATAADAKAKYLVRYGRKGSESGWHFLTGDAKSIAAATEAAGFRYVWDDKTQQFAHASGAMVATPQGKLAQYFYGIEFSPRDLRLAMVESSDEHIGTVVDALTLYCYHYDPASGKYGAVIMNMMRVGAIATMLALGSFMLVMFRRERRGGMGEAGHA; encoded by the coding sequence GTGAGCGCGAACCCAATCCGCCGTCTGGCTGCCGCTCAAATCGTACTGCTCGTGATGAGCGTGTTGGCGTTGGTGCACGCCGCCGCCGCGCAGGTGCCGGCGCCGCGGGAGTTTGCTCCGACGGCGAACACGCGCCCGAAGATCCTGGAGCAGGCAAGGATCGAGCAGCGGCTCGGCCAGCAGCTTCCGCTCGACGCCACCTTCCGCGATGAAACTGGCCGCACGGTGAAGCTCGGCGACTACTTTGGCAAGCGTCCGGTGGTGCTCGCCTTCGTCTACTTCCAGTGTCCGATGTTGTGCAGCCAGGTATTGAACGGCCTCACCGGTGCGCTGGCGGCGATGAAGTTCACCGCCGGCCAGGAGTTCGACGTCGTCGCCATCAGCTTCGATCCCCGTGATACGCCCGCGACCGCTGCCGACGCCAAGGCGAAATATCTCGTCCGCTACGGGCGCAAGGGAAGCGAGAGTGGATGGCACTTTCTGACCGGCGATGCGAAGTCCATCGCGGCCGCCACCGAGGCGGCGGGGTTCCGTTACGTGTGGGACGACAAGACGCAACAGTTCGCCCACGCCAGCGGCGCGATGGTCGCCACGCCGCAAGGCAAGCTGGCGCAGTATTTCTACGGCATCGAGTTCTCGCCGCGCGACCTGCGGCTGGCGATGGTGGAATCTTCCGACGAACATATCGGCACCGTGGTCGACGCACTCACGCTCTACTGCTACCACTACGATCCAGCGAGCGGAAAATACGGTGCGGTGATCATGAACATGATGCGCGTGGGCGCAATCGCCACCATGCTCGCGCTCGGCAGCTTCATGCTGGTGATGTTCCGCCGCGAGCGGAGAGGCGGGATGGGGGAGGCCGGCCATGCCTGA